Proteins encoded in a region of the Paenibacillus wynnii genome:
- a CDS encoding GGDEF domain-containing protein, with translation MYKKLTKTDDPEEFLDTFYNIGSFALTGSISYYLYQYLGPGFSSFPFGFWLLIFLLTVLSSMLSSTFISITCWISRDITTRGEVIHLYIGNRSLLDIGKIAISNGLLLLFLQEGNWDRLISVFLLNYIVSRSFYSKSQSVQNKFERDKFEQMAYQDFLTGTFNRSYMDKTMKELEQGDEWIGVAVADIDKFKKINDAYNHAVGDRVIQHFADTLTSFLNDDDFLFRSGGEEFTLFMRNKSYEQTLFLVEEILHKIEKSTVKAEYKDQNIDITYTASFGLYYYKINSKVSIEKAYVNADQLLLESKVLGRNRVSSKLETVE, from the coding sequence TTGTATAAAAAACTCACTAAAACAGATGATCCCGAGGAATTTCTGGATACCTTTTACAATATAGGCTCCTTCGCCTTAACAGGTTCGATTTCCTATTACTTGTACCAATATTTGGGCCCTGGTTTTTCAAGCTTTCCATTTGGTTTCTGGCTGCTAATCTTTCTGCTAACTGTATTATCCAGCATGCTATCTTCTACTTTTATTTCGATAACTTGTTGGATCTCAAGAGATATCACTACACGCGGGGAAGTCATTCACCTTTACATTGGAAACAGAAGTTTGCTGGATATCGGGAAAATAGCCATTTCAAACGGACTGCTGCTGTTATTCCTCCAAGAGGGCAATTGGGACAGGCTCATTAGCGTATTCCTGTTGAATTACATCGTTAGCCGTTCCTTTTACTCCAAATCTCAAAGTGTTCAGAACAAGTTCGAACGGGACAAATTCGAGCAAATGGCTTATCAGGATTTCTTGACGGGAACCTTCAACCGTTCTTACATGGATAAAACAATGAAAGAACTGGAACAAGGTGATGAGTGGATTGGCGTTGCAGTCGCAGATATTGATAAATTCAAAAAGATTAATGATGCCTATAATCATGCCGTAGGGGATCGTGTCATCCAACATTTTGCCGATACCTTAACTTCGTTCCTAAATGATGATGATTTCTTATTTAGAAGCGGCGGTGAGGAATTTACTCTTTTTATGAGAAATAAAAGCTATGAGCAAACCCTCTTTTTAGTAGAAGAGATTCTGCATAAAATTGAAAAAAGCACAGTCAAAGCCGAATATAAAGATCAGAATATAGACATTACCTACACAGCCTCTTTCGGTTTATACTACTATAAAATCAATTCAAAGGTATCCATAGAGAAGGCTTACGTCAATGCAGATCAGCTGCTGCTGGAATCCAAGGTGCTTGGCAGAAACCGGGTTTCGTCGAAACTCGAGACTGTAGAGTAG
- a CDS encoding SRPBCC domain-containing protein, producing the protein MSNKMITTVEGQELILERVFNAPRELVFKAFSEAEHLKQWWGPRGWILPVCNVDFRPGGIWHYCMKCIDEKQGEFYGMESWGKAVYEEIVEGEKVVYVDYFSDAEGNETEGMPSSHITMIFEEQDGQTKLISRSKYSSPEALQTVMNMGMEQGIAETWDRLEEHLQSMQ; encoded by the coding sequence ATGTCGAACAAAATGATCACTACGGTAGAAGGACAGGAATTGATTCTGGAGCGGGTATTTAATGCGCCGCGCGAGCTCGTATTCAAGGCATTCTCAGAGGCGGAGCATCTTAAACAATGGTGGGGGCCGCGTGGCTGGATCCTTCCGGTTTGCAACGTTGATTTTCGCCCCGGAGGTATTTGGCATTACTGCATGAAGTGTATAGATGAGAAGCAAGGTGAATTTTACGGAATGGAGTCTTGGGGGAAGGCTGTCTACGAGGAGATCGTGGAGGGTGAAAAGGTCGTTTATGTGGACTACTTTTCGGATGCAGAGGGCAATGAGACGGAAGGTATGCCTTCCTCGCATATTACGATGATTTTTGAAGAGCAGGATGGCCAGACAAAGCTTATCAGCCGGTCTAAATACTCATCTCCAGAAGCACTCCAAACCGTTATGAATATGGGGATGGAACAAGGGATTGCGGAAACTTGGGATCGTCTTGAAGAGCATTTACAGTCGATGCAATAA
- a CDS encoding ArsR/SmtB family transcription factor encodes METTTFSALAEPNRLRMMELLLSVKGPLTVGEIADRLGLQQPQASKHLRVLLEAGLVEVEAVANRRNYKLRVEPLQALDVWLETYRKVWNERFDNLEDYLQKLQSKENH; translated from the coding sequence ATGGAAACAACAACATTTAGTGCACTGGCTGAACCAAATCGCTTACGAATGATGGAGCTCTTGCTTAGTGTTAAGGGTCCCTTGACTGTAGGGGAGATCGCAGATCGTCTAGGGTTACAGCAGCCTCAAGCTTCCAAACATCTGCGTGTCCTGCTGGAGGCCGGATTAGTGGAAGTAGAGGCCGTCGCCAATCGCCGGAATTACAAGCTTCGAGTTGAGCCGCTTCAAGCCCTTGATGTATGGCTAGAAACCTACCGAAAGGTCTGGAATGAACGATTTGACAATCTGGAGGACTATCTGCAGAAGCTGCAATCCAAAGAGAATCATTGA
- a CDS encoding PucR family transcriptional regulator gives MTGLDPSFDRFFDSMESLADTISEALQSQVTIEDSNHHVIGYSSHQFESDPARISTIIGKRVPNHVIIGLRKKGVMQQLETAAHAIRIPAVMEVGLGPRLAICIKNHKEILGYIWVVDTGNLEAGHAESIIEKAAGIAGRYLLKQRGWKIKQEKTQEDFFWKLLTSHYDSEPAIKQEAEAWSILLPNSYYIAVFETTKVYNDALVHKVRQAVASYAGLRLLLLTAEHDRLIILFTFTFPVGGTHALSSFMSKLVKDLSKSEGCPMLAGCSLDYDEYTSVAHAYREAVSILEIKKLLPFHGRDLLLYEEIGLWAYFPAILDHKRIQTRKSPLLHLLKEHDREHKSDFLKTVAVYLSLNGNLKESASFLHIHTNTLMYRLNRIAEITGKSLKDTDYRTSMYLDLLTEETGQLNEWFVENRE, from the coding sequence TTGACAGGACTAGATCCATCGTTTGATCGTTTTTTTGACAGCATGGAATCCCTTGCGGATACCATCAGTGAAGCACTCCAGTCCCAAGTCACCATAGAAGACAGTAACCACCACGTCATCGGATATAGTTCTCATCAATTTGAAAGTGATCCGGCAAGAATTTCTACGATTATCGGCAAGCGTGTGCCTAACCATGTGATTATCGGCTTACGCAAAAAGGGTGTTATGCAGCAGCTTGAGACCGCCGCGCATGCGATCCGAATTCCTGCGGTTATGGAGGTGGGACTCGGTCCTCGTCTGGCGATATGTATCAAGAATCATAAGGAGATTCTTGGTTACATATGGGTAGTCGATACAGGGAATTTAGAAGCAGGACATGCGGAGAGTATTATCGAAAAGGCCGCGGGTATTGCTGGTCGTTATCTGCTGAAGCAGCGGGGCTGGAAGATTAAGCAGGAGAAAACGCAGGAGGATTTTTTTTGGAAGCTGCTGACTTCGCATTATGATTCAGAGCCGGCGATTAAGCAGGAAGCGGAGGCATGGTCGATCCTATTGCCGAATAGTTATTACATCGCTGTATTCGAGACTACCAAGGTATATAATGATGCCTTAGTTCACAAGGTTCGGCAAGCCGTGGCCTCTTATGCCGGGCTTCGTCTGCTGCTGCTTACAGCAGAGCACGACCGCTTAATTATTCTGTTTACCTTCACCTTTCCTGTCGGAGGTACGCATGCCCTTTCCTCGTTTATGAGTAAGCTTGTGAAGGACCTATCTAAGAGTGAAGGCTGTCCTATGTTGGCCGGCTGCAGTCTTGATTATGACGAATATACATCAGTTGCCCATGCCTACCGGGAAGCGGTCTCTATCCTTGAAATCAAGAAGCTGCTGCCCTTTCACGGCCGGGATTTGCTTTTGTATGAGGAAATCGGATTATGGGCTTATTTTCCGGCCATTTTGGACCATAAACGCATTCAGACCCGTAAAAGCCCTTTGTTGCATCTTCTGAAGGAACATGACCGCGAGCATAAGAGTGATTTCTTAAAAACAGTGGCGGTCTACTTATCCCTAAACGGCAATCTAAAAGAGTCAGCCTCTTTTCTGCATATCCATACCAACACGCTGATGTATCGTTTGAACCGGATCGCTGAGATTACAGGCAAAAGCCTGAAGGACACGGATTACCGAACCTCGATGTATTTGGATCTATTGACAGAGGAGACCGGGCAGTTGAACGAGTGGTTTGTGGAAAACAGGGAATAG